In [Clostridium] cellulosi, one genomic interval encodes:
- the accC1 gene encoding Biotin carboxylase 1 (High confidence in function and specificity) produces the protein MVNKILIANRGEIAVRIIRACRELGIRTVAVFSEADRNALHAQIADEAICIGPAPSKDSYLNVKAILAACEVTGAQAVHPGFGFLSENADFAHMCGRCNLIFIGPDPESMELMGDKAKAKKTMKRAGVPVVPGSDGEVKSIEEAKRIAEMIGYPVMVKASAGGGGRGIRKVDSPDKLEAAIYAAKSEAGAFFGNDGIYIEKFIANPHHIEVQVLADNYGNAVYLGERDCSLQRRNQKVLEESPSMLVTPELRKRMGEISIKAVHACGYKNAGTIEYLVDENGNFYFMEMNTRIQVEHPVTELVSGIDIVKQQILIACGEKLPFKQSDITLRGHAIECRINAENPKYNFRPSPGKIESLHMPGGPGIRIDSAVYQGYTIPPYYDSMIAKLIAYAPTREEAISKMRWALAEFLVDGVDTNIDYQLEILKDKDFINAKYDIGFLDRKDFASRL, from the coding sequence TTGGTTAACAAGATTTTGATAGCGAATCGAGGCGAAATAGCCGTCAGAATAATAAGGGCGTGCCGTGAACTCGGCATCAGAACGGTTGCGGTTTTTTCAGAGGCAGACAGAAACGCGCTTCACGCGCAGATTGCCGATGAGGCCATATGTATCGGCCCTGCACCGTCAAAAGACAGCTATCTTAATGTCAAGGCTATACTGGCCGCATGTGAGGTAACAGGCGCCCAGGCCGTTCATCCCGGCTTCGGTTTTTTGTCCGAAAACGCGGATTTCGCGCACATGTGCGGGCGCTGCAATCTTATCTTCATAGGCCCTGACCCGGAATCAATGGAGCTGATGGGCGACAAGGCAAAGGCAAAGAAAACTATGAAAAGAGCCGGAGTTCCTGTTGTCCCGGGCTCAGACGGCGAAGTCAAATCTATTGAAGAAGCAAAAAGGATTGCCGAGATGATAGGCTATCCGGTTATGGTCAAAGCCTCGGCGGGAGGCGGCGGCAGAGGTATAAGAAAGGTAGACTCACCCGACAAGCTGGAAGCCGCGATTTATGCTGCAAAATCTGAAGCCGGCGCCTTTTTCGGCAATGACGGCATATATATCGAAAAATTTATCGCAAACCCACATCACATCGAGGTTCAGGTGCTCGCCGACAATTACGGCAACGCGGTTTACCTCGGCGAGCGCGACTGCTCACTGCAGCGCAGAAACCAAAAAGTGCTTGAGGAATCGCCGTCCATGCTGGTCACCCCGGAGCTTAGAAAAAGGATGGGCGAGATTTCAATCAAGGCGGTACATGCCTGCGGTTATAAAAACGCCGGAACGATTGAATATTTGGTCGATGAAAACGGCAACTTTTATTTTATGGAGATGAATACCCGTATCCAGGTCGAGCACCCGGTTACGGAGCTTGTCAGCGGGATTGATATAGTAAAACAGCAGATACTTATTGCATGCGGCGAGAAGCTCCCCTTTAAACAGAGCGATATTACCCTTAGAGGTCATGCCATCGAGTGCCGCATAAACGCGGAGAATCCGAAATACAACTTCCGCCCGTCACCCGGAAAGATTGAATCGCTACATATGCCCGGCGGGCCGGGAATCAGGATTGACAGTGCCGTTTATCAGGGATATACAATCCCGCCCTATTACGACAGCATGATTGCGAAACTTATTGCCTATGCCCCCACAAGGGAGGAGGCCATCAGCAAGATGCGCTGGGCACTTGCAGAGTTTCTGGTCGACGGGGTCGATACAAATATAGACTATCAGCTTGAAATCCTTAAAGACAAAGACTTTATCAACGCAAAATATGATATAGGTTTCCTCGACCGAAAGGATTTTGCAAGCAGGCTTTGA
- a CDS encoding shikimate 5-dehydrogenase (High confidence in function and specificity), which yields MSENKRRQFRLIGHPLGQSISPQIHERLMKLSGVDGEYKLFEIEPAELEKLAGYLRTLSGFNVTIPYKRDIVPYLQSVSPRAQRCGAVNTVKCENGEMHGYNTDSIGFLRSLSDAGIELRGKVLLCGAGGVARMMACEALERGCSLVIATRRLEGALSAKRDLEKIFSGADIEARELGSIDSGFDLILNGTPAGMYPHEDDCPIDPAVAGKSAAVFDTIYNPVETVLVKAAKAAGARAAGGLSMLVWQAAAAQEIWNGTHFKAEDIKALTDDMKELLYSRYGGRR from the coding sequence ATGAGTGAAAATAAAAGGCGGCAATTTAGGCTTATAGGCCACCCCCTCGGCCAAAGCATATCGCCCCAGATACATGAGCGGCTGATGAAGTTATCCGGCGTTGACGGCGAATACAAACTGTTTGAAATCGAACCGGCGGAGCTTGAAAAGCTGGCGGGGTATTTAAGAACCTTAAGCGGATTTAATGTGACGATTCCCTACAAGCGGGATATCGTGCCGTATCTTCAGAGCGTAAGCCCGCGGGCGCAGCGCTGCGGGGCGGTCAATACAGTCAAATGCGAAAACGGAGAAATGCATGGCTATAATACAGACAGCATTGGCTTTTTGCGTTCGCTTTCCGATGCCGGCATAGAACTTCGCGGGAAAGTGCTTTTGTGCGGCGCGGGCGGCGTTGCGCGCATGATGGCATGTGAGGCGCTGGAGCGCGGGTGCAGCCTTGTCATAGCGACGCGCAGATTAGAGGGGGCGCTCTCGGCAAAGCGCGACCTTGAAAAGATATTCAGCGGCGCCGATATTGAGGCGCGGGAGCTTGGCAGCATAGATTCCGGCTTTGACCTTATCCTGAACGGCACGCCCGCCGGAATGTATCCGCATGAGGATGACTGCCCTATAGACCCTGCAGTTGCCGGGAAATCCGCCGCTGTTTTTGACACAATCTACAACCCCGTTGAAACGGTACTGGTAAAGGCGGCAAAGGCGGCCGGGGCACGCGCCGCAGGAGGGCTGTCCATGCTTGTCTGGCAGGCGGCCGCGGCTCAGGAAATTTGGAACGGCACCCATTTTAAAGCGGAAGATATCAAGGCACTGACAGACGATATGAAGGAACTTTTATATTCAAGATATGGCGGTAGAAGATGA
- the fabF gene encoding 3-oxoacyl-[acyl-carrier-protein] synthase 2 (High confidence in function and specificity) produces MRRVVITGMGVISPVGLDIDSFWNNIKAGKHGIAPIENLDMEGQKASVAAQVKNFNPEDYIDKRESRRMDPCSQFAVAAAKQAIEDCGSDFSDLDPYRVGVIIGSGIGGLQTLEDNHTKFITKGPGRVSPLMIPMMISNMSAGYIAMKYGFKGVNYCPVTACASSGHAIGEAMHSIREGHADVIIAGGAEATITPFAIAAFANMKALCTSNDPDRASIPFDAERSGFVMGEGAGILVLEEYEHAKARGAKIYAELAGYGATSDAYHITSPDPNGEGAKKAMEFAIKDAGLTTADIDYINAHGTSTPPNDKCETIAVKNLFGERAAQIPMSSTKSMTGHLLGAAGAIESIICALAIKDGVIPPTANYKVKDPECDLDYVTDGARKANLRAVLSNALGFGGHNATLCFKKAD; encoded by the coding sequence ATGCGCAGAGTTGTAATAACCGGCATGGGAGTAATTTCTCCCGTGGGCCTGGACATTGATAGCTTTTGGAATAATATAAAAGCTGGAAAACACGGCATTGCTCCTATAGAAAATCTGGACATGGAAGGCCAAAAGGCATCGGTCGCCGCCCAAGTCAAGAACTTCAACCCCGAAGATTATATTGATAAGCGGGAGTCGCGCAGAATGGACCCTTGCTCCCAGTTCGCGGTGGCGGCGGCAAAGCAAGCTATCGAGGACTGCGGCAGCGATTTCAGCGACCTTGACCCCTATCGCGTTGGCGTTATAATCGGCAGCGGTATCGGCGGGCTGCAGACACTCGAAGATAACCATACGAAGTTTATAACCAAAGGGCCAGGACGTGTGTCACCGCTGATGATTCCGATGATGATTTCAAATATGTCGGCAGGTTACATCGCCATGAAATATGGCTTTAAGGGCGTCAACTACTGCCCTGTTACCGCATGCGCGTCGAGCGGCCACGCCATAGGCGAGGCCATGCACTCAATCAGAGAGGGACATGCCGACGTTATCATTGCCGGCGGCGCCGAAGCGACAATCACGCCCTTTGCTATCGCCGCCTTTGCGAATATGAAGGCGCTGTGTACCTCAAACGACCCCGACCGCGCATCTATTCCTTTTGACGCCGAACGCAGCGGTTTTGTCATGGGCGAAGGCGCAGGTATACTCGTTCTCGAAGAATATGAACACGCCAAAGCCCGCGGGGCAAAGATATATGCCGAACTCGCCGGCTACGGCGCTACAAGCGACGCTTACCATATAACAAGCCCTGACCCGAACGGAGAGGGCGCTAAAAAGGCCATGGAGTTCGCTATAAAGGACGCAGGCCTTACCACAGCAGACATAGATTATATAAACGCACATGGTACATCAACTCCTCCGAACGACAAGTGTGAGACAATAGCTGTCAAGAACCTGTTCGGAGAACGGGCCGCACAGATACCTATGAGCAGCACAAAGTCGATGACTGGTCATCTTCTCGGTGCTGCAGGGGCAATTGAATCTATAATCTGTGCGCTTGCAATCAAAGACGGCGTCATTCCGCCGACGGCAAACTATAAGGTAAAAGACCCCGAATGTGACCTCGACTATGTCACCGATGGGGCGAGAAAAGCAAACCTCAGAGCGGTGCTTTCAAACGCTTTGGGCTTCGGCGGGCATAACGCTACCCTTTGTTTCAAAAAGGCTGATTAA
- a CDS encoding hypothetical protein (Family membership), protein MELNLDIIKELINSLDASSLDTLHLETEDFKLSLERKADKVCDNAPASSTFTANSQVVVQPAAEKKEEEEKQCGTIVKSPIIGTFYASPAPDKPPFVRVGQKVKCGDTLFIVESMKLMNEITSECEGTVAEIFVKNGQTVEYGQPIMRIE, encoded by the coding sequence ATGGAGTTAAACTTAGATATTATAAAAGAGCTGATAAACAGTCTCGATGCGTCGTCGTTAGACACGCTGCACCTGGAGACCGAGGATTTTAAACTTTCTCTTGAGCGCAAAGCGGACAAGGTTTGCGACAACGCGCCGGCATCGTCAACTTTCACCGCTAATTCACAGGTAGTTGTTCAGCCTGCTGCAGAGAAGAAAGAGGAAGAAGAAAAACAGTGCGGGACTATCGTTAAATCGCCGATTATCGGAACATTCTACGCTTCCCCTGCGCCTGACAAGCCGCCTTTTGTCAGGGTCGGTCAAAAGGTAAAGTGCGGCGACACGCTGTTTATCGTCGAGTCAATGAAGCTTATGAATGAAATTACCAGCGAATGTGAAGGCACCGTTGCCGAGATATTCGTAAAGAACGGACAGACCGTTGAGTATGGACAGCCGATTATGCGTATAGAATAA
- the fabH gene encoding 3-oxoacyl-[acyl-carrier-protein] synthase 3 (High confidence in function and specificity), translating to MTGVLIAGTGMYVPSQVVTNDDMAKIVDTSDEWISQRTGIRERRISKGETNSYMGTRAAKQAMDNAGVNGAELDMIIGCTCTPDYFYPSMACIIQNELDAGNAFCWDLNAACTGFIYALDVAQHYLAMGKKNILIVCSEVMSKQLDFSDRSTCVLFGDGAAAVVLQPADKLYASYLKSEGSLGGHIVSTALKPRGVYATDKDNPEYTKFENTHKHYIRMSGSDVYRFAVKAMPEALIGACESACVDVEDVDLIIPHQANLRIIETAAKRLGIGMEKMYVNVDKYGNTSCVSIPLSLAELASKGKLKRGDKLALVGFGAGLTYGSVVLEW from the coding sequence ATGACGGGAGTTTTGATTGCCGGTACAGGAATGTATGTTCCTTCACAGGTTGTTACTAACGATGACATGGCTAAAATTGTCGATACATCTGATGAGTGGATTTCACAGCGCACGGGTATCCGCGAGCGCCGAATATCAAAAGGTGAAACAAATAGCTATATGGGAACTCGGGCAGCTAAGCAAGCCATGGACAACGCCGGTGTCAACGGTGCAGAACTTGATATGATAATTGGCTGCACCTGCACACCGGATTACTTTTATCCGTCAATGGCATGCATCATACAGAATGAACTCGACGCCGGCAACGCATTCTGCTGGGACTTGAACGCCGCTTGTACTGGTTTTATCTACGCTCTTGACGTCGCCCAACATTACCTTGCAATGGGCAAAAAGAATATCCTTATTGTCTGCAGCGAAGTTATGTCGAAGCAACTCGATTTCAGCGACCGCTCAACCTGCGTGCTTTTCGGCGATGGTGCCGCAGCCGTGGTACTTCAGCCGGCGGACAAGCTTTATGCGTCATACCTGAAATCCGAGGGCAGTCTCGGCGGACATATCGTATCAACCGCTTTGAAGCCGCGGGGTGTTTATGCCACGGATAAAGATAATCCTGAATACACGAAATTTGAAAATACACACAAACATTATATCAGAATGTCAGGTTCAGATGTTTACCGGTTCGCGGTCAAAGCCATGCCGGAAGCGCTGATCGGCGCTTGCGAAAGCGCCTGTGTTGATGTAGAAGATGTGGACCTCATTATCCCCCATCAGGCAAACCTGCGTATAATCGAGACAGCAGCGAAGCGGCTTGGGATAGGCATGGAAAAGATGTATGTCAACGTGGATAAATACGGCAACACTTCCTGTGTTTCAATTCCCCTTTCACTTGCCGAACTCGCATCAAAAGGAAAACTCAAAAGGGGTGATAAGCTGGCGCTTGTCGGATTCGGAGCGGGGCTTACCTACGGCTCAGTTGTTCTTGAGTGGTGA
- the accA gene encoding Acetyl-coenzyme A carboxylase carboxyl transferase subunit alpha (High confidence in function and specificity), with protein MSNAWEHIRIIRDLKRPNLNDYISMIFDGFIEMHGDRYFGDDHAIKGGIALFDGKPVTVIGMVKGKNIEENKKCNFAMPNPEGYRKALRLMKQAEKFGRPIICMIDTAGANPSMGAEERGQGEAIARNLMEMMRLKVPIISIILGEGGSGGALALGVCDTLAMLENAVYSVISPRGFASILWKDASREKEAAELLKMTAEDLVNLGVADEIIDEPAGGAQNNPQAQGIYISEFLRRTLEKLESKTPQELLENRYNRFRKIGVFGESFE; from the coding sequence ATGAGTAATGCGTGGGAGCACATAAGGATTATCCGCGACTTAAAACGTCCGAACCTGAACGACTATATCTCCATGATCTTTGACGGTTTTATTGAAATGCACGGCGACCGTTATTTTGGGGACGACCATGCCATAAAAGGCGGTATTGCGCTGTTTGACGGCAAGCCAGTGACGGTTATCGGTATGGTTAAAGGCAAAAACATTGAAGAAAATAAGAAATGCAATTTTGCAATGCCAAACCCCGAGGGATACCGCAAAGCGCTTCGCCTTATGAAACAGGCCGAGAAGTTCGGCAGGCCCATTATCTGTATGATCGACACCGCCGGAGCGAATCCCAGCATGGGAGCGGAAGAGCGCGGTCAAGGTGAGGCCATAGCAAGAAACCTGATGGAAATGATGAGGCTGAAGGTGCCTATTATCAGCATTATATTAGGCGAGGGCGGCAGCGGAGGCGCGCTGGCTCTTGGAGTCTGTGACACGCTCGCTATGCTCGAAAATGCCGTCTATTCCGTAATTTCGCCGCGCGGGTTCGCAAGCATCCTGTGGAAAGACGCCTCGCGGGAAAAGGAAGCCGCAGAGCTTTTGAAGATGACAGCAGAAGACCTTGTCAATCTCGGCGTCGCCGACGAAATTATAGATGAACCTGCCGGAGGAGCACAGAATAACCCGCAGGCACAGGGTATCTATATATCGGAATTCTTGCGGCGTACACTGGAAAAACTCGAATCCAAAACTCCTCAGGAATTGCTGGAAAACAGATATAATAGATTCCGCAAAATAGGCGTTTTTGGCGAATCGTTTGAATGA
- a CDS encoding hypothetical protein (High confidence in function and specificity) — translation MAVLDKKAIEAIIPHRDPFLLIDEVLELEPGKRVVAKKYLKEDEFWFKGHFPGYPIQPGVLTMEMLAQAGAVCVLSMPEFKGRTAFFAGIDKARFHRPVRPGDTLILEVELLKLRTSIGVGKATATVDGKKAAVGEITFAIGPKQDN, via the coding sequence ATGGCGGTTCTTGATAAAAAAGCGATAGAAGCCATTATTCCGCACCGCGACCCGTTTCTGCTCATAGACGAGGTTCTTGAACTCGAACCGGGAAAGCGCGTTGTGGCGAAGAAATATCTTAAGGAAGACGAGTTTTGGTTCAAAGGCCACTTCCCCGGTTATCCGATACAGCCGGGCGTCCTGACAATGGAGATGTTGGCTCAGGCGGGCGCTGTCTGCGTCTTATCTATGCCGGAGTTTAAGGGGCGCACAGCGTTTTTCGCCGGGATAGACAAGGCGAGGTTTCACAGGCCGGTCAGGCCCGGTGATACACTTATTCTTGAGGTCGAACTTTTAAAACTGCGCACAAGTATTGGCGTGGGAAAAGCGACAGCGACGGTCGACGGCAAAAAGGCCGCCGTCGGTGAAATTACCTTTGCAATCGGGCCCAAACAGGATAACTAA
- the fabG3 gene encoding 3-oxoacyl-[acyl-carrier-protein] reductase FabG (High confidence in function and specificity), which translates to MSKVVLITGASQGIGACIAETFAKKGYNVAINCRSEKEQENGGNQVAEKCRANGVEAECFIADVSSFEQCGKLVKAVTERFGGLDVLVNNAGITRDGLLAMMSEEQFDSVIAVNLKGVFNMMHFASKVMMRARSGRIVNISSVAGLYGNKGQINYSASKAGVAGMTMTAAKELGPRGITVNAVAPGIIETAMTDAMPEKVKQAAMEGIALGRLGQPQDVANAVAFLASDEASYITGQILVVDGGMIM; encoded by the coding sequence TTGAGTAAAGTTGTTCTGATTACTGGTGCTTCACAGGGTATAGGCGCGTGTATAGCGGAAACTTTCGCTAAGAAAGGCTATAACGTAGCTATAAACTGCCGTTCTGAAAAAGAACAGGAAAACGGCGGCAATCAGGTTGCCGAAAAATGCCGCGCCAACGGTGTCGAGGCCGAGTGCTTCATTGCCGATGTGTCAAGCTTTGAACAATGCGGCAAGCTCGTCAAGGCTGTTACAGAGCGGTTCGGCGGACTTGATGTCCTTGTCAACAACGCTGGAATTACACGGGACGGGCTGCTTGCTATGATGAGCGAGGAGCAGTTCGACTCGGTTATCGCCGTCAATCTGAAAGGCGTTTTCAATATGATGCATTTCGCATCAAAAGTGATGATGCGTGCAAGAAGCGGACGTATCGTGAATATCTCTTCTGTAGCCGGACTCTACGGCAACAAGGGCCAAATCAACTATTCAGCTTCGAAGGCCGGAGTCGCTGGCATGACGATGACCGCGGCAAAAGAGCTTGGTCCACGCGGCATTACCGTAAATGCCGTAGCACCCGGAATCATCGAAACTGCTATGACAGACGCAATGCCTGAAAAGGTCAAACAGGCCGCTATGGAAGGTATCGCTCTCGGACGGCTGGGACAGCCGCAGGATGTTGCAAACGCTGTCGCATTCTTGGCCTCTGATGAAGCTTCATATATAACCGGTCAGATACTCGTAGTAGACGGCGGCATGATAATGTAA
- a CDS encoding malonyl CoA-acyl carrier protein transacylase (High confidence in function and specificity) has translation MGKIAFLFSGQGSQYEGMGKELYNNFREAKDIYDMASDYLSFDVLKLSCEGSKEELSKTKVSQPLIFTLSLAAHAVAKANGITASAVAGFSLGEVTALTAASAMSYETGFKVIAERAKAMQSAAENIPGAMFAIIGADSEKVEEACAAAGKQTGGYAVPVNYNCPGQIVIAGEEETVTKAAEMLSADGLRVVRLAVNAAFHSKLMEPASQEFYEKISSFKFNEVGIDFYSNVIGDKLNISDIPSYLKTQMISPVRFSQEMEAMNRDGYDTFVEFGPGKTLCGFIRRGIKGARFYNIEDLNSAKRCFDALAQ, from the coding sequence TTGGGTAAAATTGCATTTTTATTCTCAGGCCAAGGCTCCCAGTATGAGGGCATGGGCAAAGAACTTTATAATAATTTCAGGGAAGCAAAGGATATCTATGATATGGCTTCTGATTACCTTTCGTTCGATGTCCTCAAATTGTCCTGTGAAGGCAGCAAAGAGGAGCTTTCAAAAACCAAAGTATCCCAACCACTTATATTTACGCTTTCCCTCGCGGCTCACGCCGTTGCAAAGGCAAATGGAATAACCGCCTCTGCTGTGGCAGGCTTTTCATTGGGCGAAGTTACCGCACTTACGGCGGCCTCTGCTATGAGTTACGAGACTGGTTTTAAGGTGATTGCAGAACGCGCCAAAGCAATGCAGTCCGCTGCCGAGAATATCCCGGGCGCGATGTTTGCCATTATCGGCGCTGATTCCGAAAAAGTAGAGGAGGCTTGCGCCGCCGCAGGGAAGCAGACAGGCGGATATGCCGTCCCCGTCAACTACAACTGCCCGGGGCAGATTGTCATAGCCGGCGAGGAAGAGACAGTCACAAAGGCCGCAGAAATGTTAAGTGCTGACGGGCTGCGGGTGGTCCGCCTTGCGGTAAATGCGGCGTTTCATTCAAAGCTCATGGAGCCGGCGTCGCAGGAATTCTATGAGAAAATCAGCTCCTTCAAATTCAATGAGGTGGGAATAGATTTTTATTCCAATGTTATAGGCGACAAACTGAATATCAGCGATATCCCATCTTATCTGAAAACGCAGATGATAAGCCCGGTTCGCTTCTCGCAGGAGATGGAAGCCATGAACCGCGACGGCTATGACACATTTGTAGAATTCGGGCCGGGCAAGACTCTATGCGGCTTTATCCGCCGCGGCATTAAAGGCGCGCGCTTCTATAATATAGAGGATTTGAACTCGGCCAAGAGATGTTTTGACGCGCTGGCACAGTAA
- the accD gene encoding Acetyl-coenzyme A carboxylase carboxyl transferase subunit beta (High confidence in function and specificity), whose product MLVDLFKKVKKRMSDIPMPEAKTSVNIPSNLLFKCPRCQNIIFEEEFERELKICPKCGYHARITAKERLALTADEGSFKEYDANLYTLNPIDFPGYSDKIAALKKKTGLEEAVITGECTIDGQNTVIGIMDSHFMMASMGSVVGEKITRAFERATEKRLPVVLFTASGGARMQEGIVSLMQMAKTSGAVARHSDAGLLYITVMTDPTTGGVTASFASLGDIIIAEPKALIGFAGRRVIEGTIKQHLPDDFQSAEFLLEHGFVDMIVNRRDMKHVLGKLLKYHSGEVCADE is encoded by the coding sequence TTGCTTGTTGACCTTTTTAAAAAAGTAAAAAAACGTATGTCAGATATACCAATGCCGGAGGCAAAGACGTCTGTCAATATTCCGTCGAATCTGCTTTTTAAATGCCCCAGATGTCAGAATATTATCTTTGAGGAGGAATTTGAGCGCGAGCTCAAAATCTGCCCCAAATGCGGATATCATGCGCGTATAACGGCTAAGGAAAGGCTTGCTCTTACTGCCGATGAGGGCAGCTTTAAGGAATATGACGCCAATCTTTATACGCTCAATCCGATTGATTTCCCGGGGTACAGCGATAAAATCGCTGCACTAAAGAAGAAAACGGGGCTTGAAGAAGCTGTTATTACCGGTGAATGTACGATTGACGGTCAGAATACAGTAATCGGCATTATGGACAGCCATTTTATGATGGCATCAATGGGCTCGGTGGTGGGTGAAAAAATCACGAGGGCTTTTGAAAGAGCCACTGAGAAACGGCTGCCCGTAGTTCTATTCACTGCGTCTGGCGGCGCCAGAATGCAGGAAGGCATTGTTTCGCTTATGCAGATGGCAAAGACATCGGGCGCTGTGGCGCGTCACAGCGATGCCGGATTGCTGTATATAACCGTTATGACAGACCCTACGACTGGCGGCGTTACGGCGTCTTTTGCGTCTCTCGGCGACATTATTATCGCTGAACCGAAGGCTCTTATCGGCTTTGCGGGGCGCCGGGTCATTGAGGGGACAATAAAACAACATCTGCCGGATGATTTCCAGTCAGCGGAGTTCCTGCTTGAACACGGTTTTGTCGATATGATCGTCAACCGCCGCGATATGAAGCACGTCTTAGGCAAGCTTCTTAAGTATCACAGCGGGGAGGTGTGCGCCGATGAGTAA
- a CDS encoding putative transketolase C-terminal section (High confidence in function and specificity), whose product MADVKKIATREAYGEALAEFGAVYDNLVVLDADLSKSTKTVTFKKKFPERHINCGIAEGNMMAVAAGLATTGKIVFASSFAMFAAGRAFEQVRNSIGYPHLNVKIGATHAGISVGEDGATHQCCEDIGLMRTIPEMVVLSPSDAVEARAAVEAAIKHDGPVYLRFGRLAVPVINDHPGYKFELGRGIQLADGKDVTIIATGLMVPEALKAKEMLKSDGIDARIINIHTIKPIDHEIIAKAAAETGAIVTAEEHNVIGGLGSAVCEVVAEECPVPVLRVGVEDKFGKSGTAAAVLEYFGLTAENIVAKAKKAIELKK is encoded by the coding sequence ATGGCTGATGTAAAGAAAATTGCAACGCGCGAAGCTTATGGCGAAGCCTTAGCTGAATTCGGCGCTGTTTATGATAATCTGGTTGTCCTTGACGCTGACCTTTCAAAGTCAACAAAAACTGTGACGTTCAAGAAAAAGTTTCCTGAGCGCCACATCAACTGCGGTATAGCAGAAGGCAACATGATGGCTGTTGCTGCTGGCCTTGCCACTACAGGCAAGATTGTTTTCGCGAGTTCTTTCGCAATGTTTGCAGCCGGACGTGCTTTTGAGCAGGTTCGCAATTCAATAGGCTATCCTCACCTCAATGTTAAGATAGGTGCAACCCATGCCGGTATTTCCGTCGGTGAAGACGGCGCAACACATCAGTGCTGCGAAGATATCGGACTTATGCGCACAATTCCGGAAATGGTTGTTTTGAGCCCGTCAGACGCCGTTGAAGCACGCGCTGCTGTTGAGGCTGCTATCAAGCATGACGGCCCGGTTTACCTGCGTTTTGGACGTCTTGCTGTGCCGGTTATCAACGACCATCCGGGTTATAAGTTTGAACTCGGCCGCGGCATTCAGCTTGCTGACGGCAAGGATGTAACGATCATTGCAACCGGACTGATGGTTCCTGAAGCCCTGAAGGCAAAGGAAATGCTCAAATCCGACGGCATTGACGCACGCATTATAAATATTCATACTATAAAGCCAATTGACCACGAGATAATCGCAAAAGCGGCTGCTGAGACAGGCGCTATCGTCACAGCCGAGGAGCATAACGTAATTGGAGGACTCGGCAGCGCTGTATGTGAAGTTGTCGCCGAAGAATGCCCAGTACCGGTACTCCGCGTAGGTGTCGAAGATAAGTTCGGCAAATCCGGAACTGCGGCGGCTGTTCTCGAATATTTCGGCCTGACAGCGGAAAATATTGTTGCTAAAGCGAAAAAGGCTATAGAGCTTAAAAAGTAA
- a CDS encoding hypothetical protein (Family membership): MVFEKVRSILVGQLGVDEDKVTMDASIVDDLGADSLDVVDLIMSLEEEFDVEIPDEDVEGMKTVGDVVKYIEAKI; the protein is encoded by the coding sequence ATGGTATTTGAAAAGGTAAGATCTATATTGGTGGGACAGCTTGGTGTCGACGAGGATAAGGTAACAATGGATGCCTCTATCGTTGACGACCTCGGTGCTGATTCTCTCGATGTAGTCGACCTGATAATGTCGCTTGAAGAAGAATTCGATGTTGAGATACCCGATGAGGATGTCGAAGGCATGAAGACAGTTGGCGACGTTGTAAAGTATATTGAAGCAAAAATTTAA